A stretch of DNA from Drosophila virilis strain 15010-1051.87 chromosome 5, Dvir_AGI_RSII-ME, whole genome shotgun sequence:
tcatatctccgcgtggagttatgtcgttttggaacgtcatatctccgcgcggagttatgtcgttttggaacgtcatatctccgcgcggagttatgtcgttttggaacgtcatatctccgcgcggagctttgtcgttttggaacgtcatatctccgcgcggagttatgtcgtttttgaacgtcatatctccgcggggagctatgtcgttttggaacgtcatatctccgcggggagttatgtcgttttggaacgtcatatctccgcgtggagttatgtcgtttgggaacgtcatatctccgcggggagttatgtcgtttgggaacgtcatatctccgcgcggagttatgtcgttttggaacgtcatatctccgcgtggagttatgtcgtttgggaacgtcatatctccgcggggagttatgtcgtcttggaacgtcatatctccgcggggagttatgtcgttttggaacgtcatatctccacgcggagttatgtcgttttggaacgtcatatcttggcgcggagctattacccgagatattaaaaaaaaaaatcatcgaaaaaggttcgattttcgcaccgacctcgattttgaaaaaaaaaacgtaatgtaaccccttgccattttgtcgatttgatGGCTTAACTGGTTTAAAAGACACAGACTCAtgagcagacagacagacaaacggacacATTCTTTTAAGTAATTATAAGACTTGATCCGATTGAGAAACTAAGCCTTGTGTCCcactttaattttgttaaaactTACGTAAAAGGTATTCAGATTTTtcttaacaaatttattttatttcagttCACAGGTCTTCCAAAATTATAGCATACTTATTATTAACTTAGCAGCTTCTTATTTCACATAAATACTGGGAAATTGTTGCCTTCGAAAAGTTGTATTTAATgttaaaaagctttaaaactggGTTTTCTTGAAAGCTTGTGCCATTATATTGAAGCTGCTCACAAATATAAAGCTTTTAGGTTTGCGGCACATTTGCATTCGAAATAGGTCACAAAAGGTTTGCTCTAATAATAAATCTTATATGCAATCTGGCATAGTATGAGCACATTAGTCGCTATGGAAGAGTTCATTGAATTCCATGATGATCTGTTCAATTCGAATAAGCCGACAACTTGAAGACGACGCATGCGTTCCGgacgccgctgctgcttcCGGTTGAGAAAAATCACAGCGAACTCGacctataaaaaaaaatcccgACGGAAATGCTCAAGTCGAAAGttcttatttgtttaaactGTGTACTCACCTGACGCAACATGGCCATCGCGTGAGTATCCTGCCAATCTATATTCAATGGCTTTAGTGCAAACCACAACCTTTGTAGGCGTGCAGAGAGGCGCATCCATTGCTGATGGTTGGTTCCAAATATGGAGAAGTGCATCATAATATCAAAGTGGTAGGATATGCAAATCAcgaaatagaaaataattcGCCATTTACTGATGTATTCCGCATCGGCAAAGTAGACAACCAGATTGAATATAATAGTTATGTCGATCAGATAGTTGGTAAACAGATTCAATAGCATTTGCAACTGAAAgatctgcagcagctgctggagcaAGCAATCAAGACGCAAACAACTACGCCAGAGACGCCGCCAAGCGGCCAAAAGCTGGCGCTGGTAAACACTTCGATGGCAGCCATGCGATGAGGGTAACCAGCGCACATCCTGTGCCAGCTCAAGCAGCTCCTGCGACATGCACTCAAGCAGACGATTGCTGGTGGCCAGCAGAAAGTATATCAAGGTGTCAGAGCAACTAAGCGCTAGTTCCATCAGCAGAGTAGCCACGGCCAGGACAATGTAAGTGGGCGGTACTTTTGTCACGATTTCATCGTCTTCGCCACACATGAGCGCGCTGCCTGGTCCAAACAGCTGATGTATCAGCACTACAAAACGTGCGGTGCCCAAGAAGAGTTTCCAAGAGTGTCGCCGCCAGAAGCTATAGTCATGATATCGGGGATATCGCTCAACCAACGCTAGCAGACCATTTCCGAGACGCTGCACTCGTCGACGTCGCAGCCAAATGCTAGCCAGCATCACCAGCATCGAGCAGCCTTTGGCCAGAGCCACTGCGCTAAAAGCCACAGCCAGCATGTCCATATCCTGGCAGCTAAAGAAGCTATGAACCATCACGATAAAGGTCGTGGGCGTGAGCACCAGGTACACTACATCTAAGAACAGCCAATAAACCATCATGGCCCCATGATCCAGCTCAAAGCGTTTCAGTTCCGGCATATAGCGAAGATTGCACAAGCCAATGGCACGGCTTATTCCAATAGCAATTGGCATCAGCGAACCTTCCATTGTGGCCAAAAATCTGACAATAACTAAGTCGGCTTCGggtgcagcaactgcagcaactcTTGCAAATGACCAGTTAAAAGCACGTCGGGGAATACGATAATCACGCCAGTGAACAAAAAAAGCCATTTTGGTTGCatgtttcggtttcggttggTATTCCAAGCCCGAGGGACCATTATCAATTGGTACTGGCTAAACCAAGGTAACATATGCAGCAGACTGGTTCCGATTTATCAGCTTTTTTTCCAACTTACGTAAATTTACCTTGCCAGGAAATAAGTTAAACATTACTAATCTTTGGCTGAGTACATCATAACCTCTTACCTTCTAGGcttgaatttataattttcctCCCTTCTCACTTGCCGAGGATGAGAGTCCAAAGAGTCTTCCAAAGTGGGCTATATTGAAAGAAGGAAGTTGGCTCAGTGCTATTCTTTTACTCTATATTCATTGAAAGTATATCTCCTCCCCCACTCCCCCCCTTCATTTGATTTATTCCTGGCATGTCCTTTAAACTTTGTTGaaaaaaagtatttgaatCAAAAAATGTTCTTCTCGGTGACGAAAATACCGCTACACTACCCAACACAAAAAGGGATCGTTGTAATTGACAAACcaatcaaatttattattgttgatatCTTTgcttttataataataaattttaacaataaataaaataggcaAATATTTACTTAGTAATTTGCTATTAAAATACAGAAAAATACAGAAAGCTATTACAAATACTTGAATATACAATAATTACTATTTCGCTTAAGAAATACTTCCGTAAAAGCTCCagttacaaatatatttacacttttcgtaaattttgtataatataaaagtacaaattaaataattcttATTTTAATAAGATAAAATTGCCCTATGTGAACTTATTTGATAGCGCAACTCAaaaagcatttattttattatactctGTAATAAAATTTGCTAAAAGGTATCTCTAGTCGAACACCCTCAACTATTTACATTTGTAATACTTTGAACCAACTATTTAAAAACTGAGCTTTCCTACGGCATCTTCAAGACTATCCAAGGAACCCGGCCGTGATATTTATAGAAATAGTAGTCATAGGCGAGCTTGCCAAGTA
This window harbors:
- the Gr58c gene encoding putative gustatory receptor 58c; protein product: MEGSLMPIAIGISRAIGLCNLRYMPELKRFELDHGAMMVYWLFLDVVYLVLTPTTFIVMVHSFFSCQDMDMLAVAFSAVALAKGCSMLVMLASIWLRRRRVQRLGNGLLALVERYPRYHDYSFWRRHSWKLFLGTARFVVLIHQLFGPGSALMCGEDDEIVTKVPPTYIVLAVATLLMELALSCSDTLIYFLLATSNRLLECMSQELLELAQDVRWLPSSHGCHRSVYQRQLLAAWRRLWRSCLRLDCLLQQLLQIFQLQMLLNLFTNYLIDITIIFNLVVYFADAEYISKWRIIFYFVICISYHFDIMMHFSIFGTNHQQWMRLSARLQRLWFALKPLNIDWQDTHAMAMLRQVEFAVIFLNRKQQRRPERMRRLQVVGLFELNRSSWNSMNSSIATNVLILCQIAYKIYY